One part of the Mangrovibacillus cuniculi genome encodes these proteins:
- a CDS encoding YaaL family protein: MFFRQKQKLKKEYDEKLLLLLEDAREDWVRKKDLLSRTFEYNEGLSSETNVAESIYFFLFKEAKHRNIRAGGGD; this comes from the coding sequence ATGTTTTTCCGACAAAAACAAAAGTTAAAAAAAGAGTATGATGAAAAACTTCTTCTATTATTAGAAGATGCTCGAGAGGATTGGGTTAGAAAGAAAGACCTTCTTTCTAGAACCTTTGAATATAATGAAGGTTTATCCAGTGAAACAAATGTAGCAGAGTCTATATACTTCTTTTTATTTAAAGAAGCAAAACATAGAAATATACGAGCAGGAGGAGGCGATTAA
- a CDS encoding pro-sigmaK processing inhibitor BofA family protein — protein sequence MEPVLVIGIVCVAVVFLLTIGSSIKPVKWIGLGITKIIIGAIFLFLLNTLGSSVGIHVPINLLTSTISGVLGIPGVAALTVIQYLIV from the coding sequence ATGGAACCAGTTTTAGTAATTGGTATTGTGTGTGTAGCTGTGGTTTTTTTACTGACGATAGGAAGTTCGATTAAACCTGTTAAATGGATAGGCTTAGGGATAACGAAAATTATTATAGGAGCAATCTTTTTATTTCTATTAAACACGCTCGGAAGTTCTGTAGGGATTCATGTACCTATTAATTTATTAACATCTACAATTTCAGGGGTATTAGGGATACCTGGAGTTGCGGCTTTAACGGTCATTCAATATTTAATTGTATAG